The Geobacter metallireducens GS-15 region AGCGGATCCGGCCCTTGGCACTCAAGGCTCGTAGGGCACTTGACCGTCTCGGCCTCCTGAATGTGAACATAAAAATTTCTGATGGGACCATCGGTTGGGAGGAAGAAGCCCCCTTTGACGCCATCATCGTTACGGCTGGAGCGCCGGATGTCCCGGATAAACTGGCTGAACAGCTTGCTGTTGGTGGAAGGCTTGTTATTCCTGTAGGGAATCAGTTCGATCAGGTTCTTGTCAGGATTACCAAGCAGGAAGATGGTTCTCTCATCAGAGAAAATGTAACAGGATGCAGATTCGTTAAACTGGTGGGCAAATACGGATGGGGTACTGAAGAGTAAGCGGCTAAATCTGCTTTGCTGAACGGGGAAGAACATGGATGATTTTCTCGAAAAGGAAGCCGTTGAACCTGAAGAACATGCCGAGCGGCAACCTGACGATTTTCTGGAGCCGGAACCGACTTCTTTTGAATATGAGGAAGCGGAGGAAGAGGAAGAACAGGAGGAAGAGATAAAAGTCGTCGAGGTGGAACACTTTGACGACGCGATCAAGCTTTACCTCCGGGAGATACAGAGAACAACCCTTCTTACGGCCGATGAAGAAAAGGTTCTTGCCAGCCGGATTGCAAAGGGCGACAAAGCCGCCCGCGATAAGATGATAGAGTCCAATCTGCGTCTCGTGGTCAAGATAGCCAAGCGGTATATCAATCGCGGGCTCCCGTTCCTTGATCTCATCGAAGAGGGGAACATGGGGCTCATCAAGGCAGTCGAGCGCTTCAAACTGTCCAAAGAGTGTCGTTTTTCCACCTATGCCACCTGGTGGATACGCCAGTCCATTGAGCGGGCACTGGTGAATCAGTCGCGTACCATAAGGCTTCCGGTACACGTCTCCGATGACATCAACAAGATGCTCAAAATCACCCGCGAGTTAGTCAATCGGTTCAACCGTGAACCGACGGTCAAAGAAGTGGCAACCGAGATGAATGTCAACTCGGCATACATTCGGCGACTCATGGTTCTACTCAAAAAAACCTATTCTATTGAACGGCCCATGGGAGAGAACAGCGATTATTTCCTTATCGACACCATTGAGGATACCTCGTCGGTTTCACCGGCGGTGCTGCTTGAAGATCTGAACAAGTATGAGATTGTCTCCAAATGGTTTGCGTCGCTCTCAGAGAACGAGCAGAAGATTCTTACCCTGCGTTTCGGGCTTGAAGACAAGGAACCTCAGACCCTTGACACGATCGGGCGGAGCTTTGGGGTTACCCGTGAGCGAATTCGCCAGATAGAGGCGAAATCTCTCGAAAAGCTCAGAAAATACATCGATAACAGTGATGGAAGTGCAATCGAGTGATTGATTTTGAATTCTGTGGAGGGTAGGGAATGGATGAACTCAAAAATATAATACGTGACATACCCGATTTCCCCAAAAAAGGGATTGTCTTTAAGGATATCACGACGCTTCTCGCAGATGCGAAGTCGTTTCAGCGTATGGTTGATCTGCTGGCGCACCGCTACGTGGGGGAGAAGATAGACAAGGTGGTGGGGGTTGAGGCCCGGGGGTTCATCCTGGGTGCAGCCCTTGCGTACAAGCTTGGGGCTGGAGTGGTTCTTGTGCGCAAACCGGGGAAACTTCCTTCCGAAACCTTCAGTAAAACATATCAGCTTGAATATGGCACTGACTCCCTGGAAATTCATACTGACGCCATCCGAAAGGGAGAGAAAGTGCTCATTGCCGACGACGTTCTTGCTACTGGAGGGACTATGTCCGCTGTTGTTGAGATGGTCAGGGACCTTGGCGGTGAAATTGTAGAATGCTGCTTTTTGGCAGAACTCGATTTTCTTGGTGGAAGAAAGAAACTGCCGGACGGGAAGGTCTTTTCACTCCTTACGTTTTGAACGACTAGCTGCGGCTTGAATCCCGTGTGATCATAGGGAAAAGGGTTGCAAAGCGAAGTGCGGTGGGCTATAAACAAGCTTCTTGTCCCCGTAGCTCAGCTGGATAGAGCACTTCCCTCCTAAGGAAGGGGTCGGACGTTCGAATCGTCTCGGGGACGCCACTTCAATAAGTAGCTGTAATAGCAGCAGAAAAACAGAGCCTCTTAGCTCTGGGTATACAACTAGGTATACTAAGGAGCGAGAGGCTTTGTCATATCCAACACACCTCAAAGGGTCGGTAGTCGCTTTTACCACAAAATAAAGGTGCCTGCCGACCTGTCCCATCTTCTCCCAACCCAGTTCATCAAGAAGTCTTTGCAGACTAGTGAGCTACATCGAAGCGAGCATGCTGTCGAGGGAATGCTCATGGACATCCATGGCTGGCACAACGATGAACCAATAAGAGACAGTCGCTACCTCCAAAACAAAAAGCTGACCATCGGGTCGGCTTTATTGTTCGTGAACTGCAAGCCCACTTTCGTTGCGGGTTTTGGTTTTGCAAGGTGCGTCAGTTTCTGCTACGATACCTTCCCAATTCCTTCAACACCAAGGCTTTACCGATGTCAGAACTCACCCCGATGATGCGCCAGTATCTGGAGATTAAGGCCGACCATCCGGACTCGATCCTCTTCTTCAGGCTCGGCGATTTCTATGAGATGTTTCTCGATGATGCCGTCAAGGCTTCGCGCATCCTTGACATAACCCTCACTTCCCGCGGCAAGGGGGGAGACGGTGCCGATGTCCCCCTGTGCGGCGTTCCGTACCACTCGGCTGCTCCCTACATTGCCAAGCTCATCGAAGCGGGGGAGAAGGTGGCAATCTGCGAGCAGGTTGAGGATCCAAAGACCACCAAGGGGATCGTGAAACGTCAGGTAGTCAAGGTTGTCACCCCCGGCCTTGTCGTGGAGTCCGAAAGTCTTTCCCCCAAAGAGAACAATTTTCTCCTCTCCCTCTTTGATGGCAATAATGGGCGCTGGGGAGTGGCGTATCTGGATATATCAACTGGCGAGTTTCGGCTGACCGAGGTGGAGGGCCACGATGCGGCCTGGGGTGAGGTGGCCTGCGCCAATCCCCGGGAAATCCTCGTGCCCGCGTCTTTTCGCGAGAATATGCGAGGTGAGGGGCGGGGAGACCTGGCTGCAGGCCGGACGTTCACCTACGTGGATGACTGGGTTTATGACCGTGACTACACTGAGAGGCTCATCAAAAACCATTTTGGTGTTGCATCGCCCGGTGCCTTGGGTTGTGACGGATATGCCGAAGGTCTCCAGGCGGCAGCTGCTGTCCTCCACTATCTCCAGGAAACCCAGAAGGGAAGGGTGGACCACATCAGGGAACTCCGCGCCTACCGGACCCAAGAGTTCCTTGTCCTGGATGAAGCCACCCGACGCAATCTGGAACTGACCGCCACCCTTTCTGAGGGGAAACGGCGTGGGTCGCTTCTCGGCCTGCTGGACCGTACGGCCACTGCCATGGGGGGGAGAAAGCTCAGGCAGTGGATAAACTATCCCTTGGTAATTGTCGAAAAAATAAAAGAACGCCAGGATGCAGTCGGTGAGCTTGCCAATGATCCCGCGTTGCGTGCTGGCATTCGGGAGGCCCTTGAGGGGGTCTATGATCTTGAGCGCCTCAACGGGAGGATCAGCCTGGCCAGTTCAGGTGCCAAGGATCTTGTTGCCCTCAAGGCATCGCTCCAGAGAATTCCACCTCTGTTGAGCCTGCTTGAAAGCACGGGCACGGCACTTCTGGGTGAGTTATGCAAGGGCATTGACCCGATGGATGAAGTGGCGGAACTGATCGGCCGAGGCATCGTGGATGATCCCCCCTTTGTGTTGCGCGAAGGGGGCATCATTGCTGACGGTTACCACGCCGAACTGGACGAGTTGCGCGCCATCAGCCGCGAGGGTAAGGGGTTCATCGCCCGCCTGGAAGCAAAAGAAAAGGCACGTACCGGCATCACCTCTCTCAAGATTCGCTACAACAAGGTCTTCGGGTACTACATCGAGGTCACCAAGACGAATCTTGGGTCCATCCCCGAGGACTATATCCGCCGCCAGACCCTTGCCAATGCCGAGCGTTTCATTACCCCTGAGTTGAAGGAATACGAGGAAAAGGTTCTCGGGGCCGAAGAGCGGATCGTGGAGCTGGAGTATTCCCTCTTCCAGCAGATCAGGCAGAGTGTTGCCGCTGAGGGAGAGCGGCTTGCCCGAACGGCAGACCGCCTCGCCACCCTCGATGTGCTGGCATCCCTTGCCGACGTGGCCCATGAGCGCAATTACTGCCGGCCAGGTATCGATGACGGAGACACCCTTTCCATCTCCGAGGGGCGCCATCCCGTTGTGGAGGCCCTCAACGTTTCCGAACGTTTTGTTCCCAATGACGTACTCCTGGACAATGGCGAGAATCAGCTTGTCATCATTACCGGCCCCAATATGGCCGGTAAGTCGACCTTCATGCGTCAGGTGGCCCTCATTGTCCTCATGGCTCAGTTGGGAAGCTTCGTTCCTGCCACTGAGGCCCGAATAGGCGTGGTGGACCGGATTTTTACCCGCGTTGGTGCTTCCGACAACCTGGCCCGGGGACAGTCCACCTTCATGGTGGAGATGATGGAGACCGCTGCCATCCTCCGTAACGCCACGCCGAAGAGTCTGGTGGTTCTGGACGAGATCGGTCGCGGCACCTCTACCTTCGACGGGGTCTCCATCGCCTGGGCCGTGGCTGAGTATCTCCACGACACCGCGCGCTGCGCCGCGAAGACCCTCTTTGCCACCCACTATCATGAGCTTACCGAGCTGGCCGTGACCAGGGGGAAGATAAAGAACTGCAACGTGGCTGTTAAGGAGTGGAACGATCAGGTTATCTTCCTGCGCAAGATCGTCGAGGGGGGGGCTTCACACTCCTATGGCATCCAGGTTGCAAGACTTGCGGGGCTCCCGATTGAGGTCATCGAGCGGGCCAAGGAAATTCTCCATAACCTTGAAAAGGGAGAGTACGTGGAGGGGGGAGTGCCGCGGATTTCCCGGGGAAAGAGGGCCGCTGCACCTAAGTCGTCGCCCCAGCTCTCCCTCTTCGAGCAGGGTGACGATCTTCTCCGGCAGCGGCTGACCGGGTTGAATATCGCGGCACTCACTCCCCTTGAGGCGCTCAATATTCTCGATGAGTTAAAGAGGATGGTCTGACGTGAGAATACAACGATGGTTACGGATAGTGCCCCTTCTCTTCGCCCTTGCAGGAGTGCTGTTTCTTTTTTCTTCTGCCGAGGCCAAGGAGGTGCGCCGCGTTAAGGGCTCCAGCGTTAAGGCAACGGCCGTGGTGAAGGAGATGCGTCATTGGTCGAACCCCGATTATACCCGGATTGCCATCACCGTCGACCGAGAAGCACATTTTGAAACCCACCAGATCAAGCAGCATCCGGGCGATGCTCTTCCGTCACGCATTTACCTCGATATAACCGGCGCCAGGGTTGGACCCGGCGTACACGACCTTCAAATAGCCGATCAGCAGCTGAAATCGGCAAGGGTCGGCCAGTACAAGCCGGATGTGGTGCGGGTGGTTCTCGATGTTGACCGGATCAAGGAATTCAAGGTGTTTTCCCTCTCGGACCCGTTCCGGATCATCGTCGATGTGAAGGGAGAACGTCCCCTGGAATTCGCGAAACTGACGGAGCAGGTCCAGCCGGCACCGGCGCCGACAAGTGCTGCCGAGACGAAAGCCGCCGATACCAGTGATGAAAAACCGAGCCCCAAGCCAGTAGCCAAATTCAAGCCGGGAAAGATTCGGCGGATTGTGGTCGATCCGGGTCACGGCGGTCACGACCCCGGAGCGATTGGCGCGGGGGGGACCCAGGAAAAGGACGTTGTGCTTGCCCTCGGGCTCCAACTGGCGGCGAAGATTCGGGAAGAGTTGGGCATTGACGTGGTCATGACCCGTTCAACCGATGTCTTCATCCCGCTGGAAGAGCGTACCGCCATCGCCAACAAGGTGAATGCCGATCTCTTCGTGTCGGTCCATGCCAATGCATCCCTCAACCGCGGTACTTCGGGGATAGAGACCTATTACCTCAATCTGGCCAAGACCGAGAAAGCTGCCCAGCTTGCTGCCCGGGAAAACGGCACATCCCTGGACAAGGTGAGCCTTCTGCAGGCGATTCTCTTCGACCTGATGGCCAACTACAAGCTCAACGATTCCGCCCACCTGGCCGATGAAGTCCAGAAGGCCCTCTACAAAAAGATCAACGGCCACTATCCGGGAACACGGAACCTGGGGGTCAAGCAGGGGCCATTTTACGTTCTTGTGGGTGCCACCATGCCGAGCATCCTCGTGGAGACGGCTTTCATCAGCAACGAAACCGAGGAGGCCCGGCTTCGGGACAAGGCCTTTCTTGATCGGGCTGCCGACGGCATTGTGGATGGAATTAAGGGGTATATCCGTACAATCGGCACCGGGCGATAGGTAAGGGATTTTATGGAATTCAACATTGACCGCTACTTTCCCGACACCTCTCAGGAGACTGGTGATGCCGGCCGTGCCTCCTTCGAGGAGAAGCGTCCCCTTTACCTGGCTGCGAGCAAGCACTTCCTGAACCACTACCGGGAAGAGATCAGGGAGATGCACAATGCCGGCACTCAAGGAAGCGTCGTGGTGCGTAACCTGACTGCCATGACCGATACCCTGGTCCGCAAGCTCTTTCGCAGCATAACAAGGGATGTGGCCCAGAGGGGGCGGGTGAGGGAACCATTGACCCTGACTGCCATCGGTGGTTATGGACGGGGAGAGCTCAACCCCTACTCGGACATCGACCTGATGTTTCTCTACGGCGGCAAAGACCAGGCCCGGGTTGAGGATATCGCCCAGAAGCTCCTCTATTTTCTGTGGGACATGCGGCTTGACGTTGGGTACTCGGTGCGTACCCTGCAGGATTGTGTGGAGATGGCTGCCTCCGACTTGACGGTGCGGACGGCTCTGCTCGATGCACGCGTCCTTGCCGGAAGCCGATTGCTGTTCAAGGATTTCGAGAAGGTCATGCTGACCCAGATCCTTTCCAAACGGAGCGACTCCTTCATTAAGGAGAAGGTTGCGGAACTGGGGAAGCGGAGGGAGAAGTACGGCTCGTCGGTCTATCTCCTCGAGCCCAATGTCAAGGAGAGCGAAGGGGGGCTCCGGGACCTTCACACGGCACTCTGGGTGGCGAAAATCAAGTACAAGATTTCCGATATCCGCGAACTGATCGTCAAGGGGGTCATGACCGAGGAGGAGGTCTCGGTTTACGGCGAGGCGCTTTCCTATCTCTGGCGCATCCGGAACGAACTCCATTTCCATGCCGGCCGCAAGAACGATCAGCTCACGTTTGATGCCCAGATCAATCTGGCCGGGTTCTTCGGCTACAAGGACGTCGGAAAGTCTTTGGCAGTGGAAGAGTTCATGCGTGACTACTACCTCCATGCAACTCGGGTCGAACATCTTTCTTCCTCTCTCATCACGAAATGTTCACAGCGGGAAGAGAGGGCGCTGAAGATCATCGGCTACTTTGTCCGACGGCATGTGGGTGAGGGTTTTTACATCATCAAGGGTGAGTTGGTGATCCCCGACGAATCGGTGATCCACAAGGAGCCGGCCCGGCTCATGAAAATATTCGAGTATGCCCAGAAGCATGGCGTTGCCATAAGTGTCACGGTGAAGTCGCTGATCCGGAAGAATCTTCACCTCATTAACGACAAGTTCAGGAGAAATAAGGATGTCAACCAGTCATTCTTTGCGATCCTCCGCAGCGAGAAGGGGGCCTCCGAAACTCTGCAACTCATGCATCACCTGGAGTTCCTGAACCGTTTCATCCCCGAGTTCGGCAATATCTACTGCAAGGTTCAGCATGACCTCTACCACATCTACACCGTTGATACCCACTCGCTTTTTGCGGTGGAAGAGATTGAGAAGCTGTTGCGGGGAGACCATGCCGAAGATCTGCCGCTTCTTACCCGGCTTGCCAGGGAGGTGGACAAGAGGGAACTCCTGATCCTTGGGGTACTTTTCCACGATATCGGCAAGGGGGAAGGGGGGGGGCATGCCGACAAGGGCGCTGACATGATCCCCACCATTGCCCGCCGGATGGGGCTCTGCAAGGAGGATTCGGAACGGCTCGAATTCATGGTGCGGAGCCATCTCCTCATGGCGCACATCGCCCAGCGCCGTGACCTCCATGATGACAAGATGATCATCCAGTTTGCCCGACAGATGGAGAAGAGTGAGAACCTCAAGATGCTCTACCTTCTCAGTTATGCCGACATACGAGCTGTCGGGACCGATGTCTGGACCGAGTGGAAGGCGATGCTCCTCCAGGAGTTGTACGAGAAGAGCTTCAACGTGCTGGAGCGCGGCGATTTCCGGCTGGAGGCCAGGAGTGAGCGGGTCAAGAAGGTGAAGCGGAACGTACTGGAGCTTCTTGGCGACGAGTACCCAGTGGCTGCAGTGAAAGAAGAGCTGAAGGCGATGACCAACCGGCATCTTCTCTCCAATGCTCCGCAGGTCATCGCCGAGCATGTGAAGCTGCTCCTTGCCCTTGAACACGAAAAAATCATCACCCGTCTCGACCATGAGTCCGACGGGGGATACTCCAATTTCACCATCTGCACCCTCGATGTACCGGGGCTCTTTTCCATGATTACCGGCGTCATGGCCGCCAACGGGATAAATATCCTCGGTGCCCAGATTCATACGAGTTCCAATGGCAAGGCGCTGGACATCCTGCAGGTGAATTCACCCCAAGGCTTTATCATAACCGACGTGGGTCGGTGGAAGCGGGTGAATGAGGATCTCCGGCAGGTGCTGACCGGCAAGACCCCGGTGGCCTCGCTCGTTGCAAAGCGGCAGCGGCCGACACTCCTTGCTGAAAAGGCAAAACCCCGTTTTTCCGCGCGAGTCGAAATCGACAACGAGGTGTCATCGGACTATACAGTCATCGACATCTATACCCATGACAAAGTGGGAATCCTTTACCAGATCACGAGCACCCTGACGGAACTGGGGCTCTACATCGGTGTCTCCAAGATTTCCACCAAGGTGGACCAGGTGGCCGACGTCTTCTACGTGAAGGACATATTCGGCCACAAGATCACCAATCCGGAGCGGCTCGAAGAAATACG contains the following coding sequences:
- a CDS encoding protein-L-isoaspartate(D-aspartate) O-methyltransferase; its protein translation is MNFDIARKRMVETQIISRGVKDRRLIEAMLKVPRHVFVEEAMAAQAYSDTPLPIGEKQTISQPYMVALMTELLELSGREKVLEIGTGSGYQAAILATLADRVYTVERIRPLALKARRALDRLGLLNVNIKISDGTIGWEEEAPFDAIIVTAGAPDVPDKLAEQLAVGGRLVIPVGNQFDQVLVRITKQEDGSLIRENVTGCRFVKLVGKYGWGTEE
- a CDS encoding sigma-70 family RNA polymerase sigma factor, with product MDDFLEKEAVEPEEHAERQPDDFLEPEPTSFEYEEAEEEEEQEEEIKVVEVEHFDDAIKLYLREIQRTTLLTADEEKVLASRIAKGDKAARDKMIESNLRLVVKIAKRYINRGLPFLDLIEEGNMGLIKAVERFKLSKECRFSTYATWWIRQSIERALVNQSRTIRLPVHVSDDINKMLKITRELVNRFNREPTVKEVATEMNVNSAYIRRLMVLLKKTYSIERPMGENSDYFLIDTIEDTSSVSPAVLLEDLNKYEIVSKWFASLSENEQKILTLRFGLEDKEPQTLDTIGRSFGVTRERIRQIEAKSLEKLRKYIDNSDGSAIE
- a CDS encoding adenine phosphoribosyltransferase, encoding MDELKNIIRDIPDFPKKGIVFKDITTLLADAKSFQRMVDLLAHRYVGEKIDKVVGVEARGFILGAALAYKLGAGVVLVRKPGKLPSETFSKTYQLEYGTDSLEIHTDAIRKGEKVLIADDVLATGGTMSAVVEMVRDLGGEIVECCFLAELDFLGGRKKLPDGKVFSLLTF
- a CDS encoding DUF6538 domain-containing protein, whose translation is MSNTPQRVGSRFYHKIKVPADLSHLLPTQFIKKSLQTSELHRSEHAVEGMLMDIHGWHNDEPIRDSRYLQNKKLTIGSALLFVNCKPTFVAGFGFARCVSFCYDTFPIPSTPRLYRCQNSPR
- the mutS gene encoding DNA mismatch repair protein MutS, translated to MSELTPMMRQYLEIKADHPDSILFFRLGDFYEMFLDDAVKASRILDITLTSRGKGGDGADVPLCGVPYHSAAPYIAKLIEAGEKVAICEQVEDPKTTKGIVKRQVVKVVTPGLVVESESLSPKENNFLLSLFDGNNGRWGVAYLDISTGEFRLTEVEGHDAAWGEVACANPREILVPASFRENMRGEGRGDLAAGRTFTYVDDWVYDRDYTERLIKNHFGVASPGALGCDGYAEGLQAAAAVLHYLQETQKGRVDHIRELRAYRTQEFLVLDEATRRNLELTATLSEGKRRGSLLGLLDRTATAMGGRKLRQWINYPLVIVEKIKERQDAVGELANDPALRAGIREALEGVYDLERLNGRISLASSGAKDLVALKASLQRIPPLLSLLESTGTALLGELCKGIDPMDEVAELIGRGIVDDPPFVLREGGIIADGYHAELDELRAISREGKGFIARLEAKEKARTGITSLKIRYNKVFGYYIEVTKTNLGSIPEDYIRRQTLANAERFITPELKEYEEKVLGAEERIVELEYSLFQQIRQSVAAEGERLARTADRLATLDVLASLADVAHERNYCRPGIDDGDTLSISEGRHPVVEALNVSERFVPNDVLLDNGENQLVIITGPNMAGKSTFMRQVALIVLMAQLGSFVPATEARIGVVDRIFTRVGASDNLARGQSTFMVEMMETAAILRNATPKSLVVLDEIGRGTSTFDGVSIAWAVAEYLHDTARCAAKTLFATHYHELTELAVTRGKIKNCNVAVKEWNDQVIFLRKIVEGGASHSYGIQVARLAGLPIEVIERAKEILHNLEKGEYVEGGVPRISRGKRAAAPKSSPQLSLFEQGDDLLRQRLTGLNIAALTPLEALNILDELKRMV
- a CDS encoding N-acetylmuramoyl-L-alanine amidase, with the protein product MRIQRWLRIVPLLFALAGVLFLFSSAEAKEVRRVKGSSVKATAVVKEMRHWSNPDYTRIAITVDREAHFETHQIKQHPGDALPSRIYLDITGARVGPGVHDLQIADQQLKSARVGQYKPDVVRVVLDVDRIKEFKVFSLSDPFRIIVDVKGERPLEFAKLTEQVQPAPAPTSAAETKAADTSDEKPSPKPVAKFKPGKIRRIVVDPGHGGHDPGAIGAGGTQEKDVVLALGLQLAAKIREELGIDVVMTRSTDVFIPLEERTAIANKVNADLFVSVHANASLNRGTSGIETYYLNLAKTEKAAQLAARENGTSLDKVSLLQAILFDLMANYKLNDSAHLADEVQKALYKKINGHYPGTRNLGVKQGPFYVLVGATMPSILVETAFISNETEEARLRDKAFLDRAADGIVDGIKGYIRTIGTGR
- the glnD gene encoding [protein-PII] uridylyltransferase produces the protein MEFNIDRYFPDTSQETGDAGRASFEEKRPLYLAASKHFLNHYREEIREMHNAGTQGSVVVRNLTAMTDTLVRKLFRSITRDVAQRGRVREPLTLTAIGGYGRGELNPYSDIDLMFLYGGKDQARVEDIAQKLLYFLWDMRLDVGYSVRTLQDCVEMAASDLTVRTALLDARVLAGSRLLFKDFEKVMLTQILSKRSDSFIKEKVAELGKRREKYGSSVYLLEPNVKESEGGLRDLHTALWVAKIKYKISDIRELIVKGVMTEEEVSVYGEALSYLWRIRNELHFHAGRKNDQLTFDAQINLAGFFGYKDVGKSLAVEEFMRDYYLHATRVEHLSSSLITKCSQREERALKIIGYFVRRHVGEGFYIIKGELVIPDESVIHKEPARLMKIFEYAQKHGVAISVTVKSLIRKNLHLINDKFRRNKDVNQSFFAILRSEKGASETLQLMHHLEFLNRFIPEFGNIYCKVQHDLYHIYTVDTHSLFAVEEIEKLLRGDHAEDLPLLTRLAREVDKRELLILGVLFHDIGKGEGGGHADKGADMIPTIARRMGLCKEDSERLEFMVRSHLLMAHIAQRRDLHDDKMIIQFARQMEKSENLKMLYLLSYADIRAVGTDVWTEWKAMLLQELYEKSFNVLERGDFRLEARSERVKKVKRNVLELLGDEYPVAAVKEELKAMTNRHLLSNAPQVIAEHVKLLLALEHEKIITRLDHESDGGYSNFTICTLDVPGLFSMITGVMAANGINILGAQIHTSSNGKALDILQVNSPQGFIITDVGRWKRVNEDLRQVLTGKTPVASLVAKRQRPTLLAEKAKPRFSARVEIDNEVSSDYTVIDIYTHDKVGILYQITSTLTELGLYIGVSKISTKVDQVADVFYVKDIFGHKITNPERLEEIRERLLKAVE